The following is a genomic window from Litoribacterium kuwaitense.
TTGTGTAAATAAAGAATACTTCTCCACGAATGTTTGTAGCGCTGCCTCGCCCTTCTCTAGGATTTCGGCTCGGTAAACTAATTTGAAATCTTCGCAAATCTTAGCCCGGTCAGCTACACGAACCTTGTGGGCGATATTGTGTGAAAGATGCACA
Proteins encoded in this region:
- a CDS encoding transposase — translated: MHLSHNIAHKVRVADRAKICEDFKLVYRAEILEKGEAALQTFVEKYSLFTQNS